The following coding sequences lie in one Caldisericum sp. genomic window:
- a CDS encoding MFS transporter — protein MNSTKEPLLKRIVDFLGLNKTIITMLIMVIFLGLGEKMAERFLPLYIVAVGGSSAFVAFLNGMDNLLGALYAFPGGYLSDRIGYKKSLIVFIVMAMIGYLIVIIFPGWKAVLIGAVFFISWSAISLPAIMSLVSKSVKKEKQTMGVSLHSLVRRIPMGLGPILGGALIGVYGTVIGVKIAFLCALILALASIFFIRKYMAEDPSIKGKGMSLKETFSGINPDLRVLLVSDIFIRFAEQIPYAFVVIWVVNNLHFSALQFGLLTAIEMTTAMLVYIPIAYLADKFGKKPFVVITFIFFTIFPLIIYYSRTFEMLVVAFIIRGLKEFGEPTRKSLILDLAPNDAKASTFGTYYLIRDVIVSIAAFSAGFLWNISPKVNFMTAFGFGILGTLIFLFFGKEKRLT, from the coding sequence ATGAACTCAACAAAAGAGCCTCTTTTAAAAAGAATAGTTGATTTTCTTGGCTTGAATAAAACAATAATCACCATGCTCATAATGGTAATATTCCTTGGGCTTGGTGAGAAAATGGCAGAGAGGTTTCTGCCGCTTTACATTGTTGCGGTAGGTGGCTCTTCTGCATTTGTTGCATTTTTAAACGGAATGGACAACCTGCTGGGTGCACTCTATGCATTCCCTGGAGGGTATCTAAGCGACAGGATTGGCTACAAGAAGTCATTAATAGTTTTTATAGTAATGGCAATGATTGGATACCTTATTGTCATAATCTTCCCGGGATGGAAGGCAGTGCTTATTGGCGCAGTTTTCTTTATTTCCTGGAGTGCAATTTCGCTTCCTGCTATTATGAGCCTTGTTTCTAAATCCGTGAAGAAAGAAAAGCAAACGATGGGAGTTTCTCTCCATTCCCTTGTAAGAAGGATACCTATGGGGCTCGGTCCAATACTTGGTGGAGCACTCATAGGAGTTTATGGGACTGTTATCGGTGTAAAGATTGCTTTTTTGTGTGCGCTTATCCTTGCACTTGCATCTATCTTCTTTATTAGAAAATATATGGCAGAAGACCCTTCAATTAAAGGGAAAGGGATGAGCCTAAAAGAGACTTTTTCAGGGATTAACCCAGACCTCAGGGTATTGCTTGTATCTGATATTTTCATCCGGTTCGCCGAGCAAATACCATATGCATTTGTTGTAATATGGGTTGTTAATAACCTTCATTTTAGTGCACTTCAATTTGGTTTACTTACAGCAATTGAGATGACAACCGCAATGCTTGTGTATATACCGATTGCGTACCTTGCGGATAAGTTTGGCAAGAAGCCTTTTGTTGTAATAACATTTATCTTTTTTACAATCTTTCCTCTTATTATCTACTATTCAAGGACTTTCGAAATGCTTGTTGTTGCATTTATAATAAGGGGATTGAAAGAATTTGGTGAACCCACAAGAAAGTCTCTCATACTCGACCTTGCACCAAATGATGCAAAGGCATCGACATTTGGCACATACTATCTTATTCGTGATGTAATTGTGTCTATTGCGGCATTTTCAGCAGGGTTTTTGTGGAACATTAGCCCGAAGGTAAACTTTATGACGGCGTTTGGTTTTGGCATTTTGGGGACATTGATATTCCTTTTCTTTGGGAAAGAGAAACGCCTCACCTAA
- a CDS encoding chromate resistance protein encodes MKWVTRAHVHVDRVACPWLIKRFIDSEAEFLFVAPSMVKKIAEETGAIPFDAEGVELGHRDGHCSFVTILEKYGLKDPVLKRMADIVNAADTGNLDTNPYAPGLEAIASGFSLMFPDDYENLERQFLVYDALYAFLKLKLAKENSK; translated from the coding sequence ATGAAATGGGTTACAAGAGCACATGTGCATGTTGATAGGGTTGCATGTCCCTGGCTTATAAAAAGGTTTATTGATTCAGAGGCTGAGTTCTTATTTGTTGCACCATCAATGGTAAAGAAAATAGCAGAAGAAACAGGAGCAATTCCGTTTGACGCAGAAGGTGTGGAGTTGGGGCACAGAGACGGACACTGTAGTTTTGTTACAATCCTGGAAAAATATGGTTTGAAAGACCCCGTTCTTAAAAGAATGGCAGATATTGTTAATGCGGCAGACACTGGTAATCTCGATACGAATCCCTATGCGCCTGGGCTTGAAGCGATTGCCTCTGGCTTTTCGTTAATGTTTCCTGATGACTACGAAAATCTTGAAAGGCAATTTCTGGTTTATGATGCACTGTATGCGTTTTTAAAATTGAAATTAGCAAAGGAAAATAGCAAATAA
- a CDS encoding cation diffusion facilitator family transporter yields MQIFERFNNWLLKIFVKKETRENIGYLEAWVSIIGNIILFIFKFVAGTFLNSLSLIADAWHSLSDVLTSIVVLVGFKVGERPPDKEHPFGHGRFEVLGTFFIALLLAVVSYDLGKSAFLRILKPEKVEFNVAIIIVLIFSALFKEWMAQFSILLGKMINSSSLI; encoded by the coding sequence GTGCAAATTTTTGAACGATTTAATAACTGGTTACTAAAAATTTTTGTTAAGAAAGAGACAAGGGAAAACATTGGCTACCTTGAAGCCTGGGTAAGTATTATAGGGAATATAATTCTCTTTATTTTTAAATTCGTTGCAGGAACTTTTCTTAACAGCCTTTCGCTCATAGCAGACGCTTGGCATTCTCTCTCAGATGTTTTAACTTCAATAGTTGTCCTTGTGGGGTTTAAAGTTGGTGAAAGACCCCCTGACAAAGAGCATCCTTTCGGTCATGGAAGGTTTGAGGTTCTCGGCACTTTTTTCATTGCATTGCTCCTTGCAGTAGTTTCTTACGACTTAGGCAAATCGGCATTCTTAAGAATTCTTAAACCTGAGAAAGTAGAGTTTAATGTTGCAATAATTATTGTTTTAATATTTTCAGCATTATTTAAGGAATGGATGGCTCAATTCTCAATATTACTTGGGAAAATGATTAATTCCTCTTCACTCATTTAG
- a CDS encoding ABC transporter permease: MKSKIRQLYGITAFYATPIVKRNWIWMLTSLIMPFSFFVMFYFIGGKDLSMQAPIGALAVLSFNAGLVNLPQYMLMSKFRKLHYYFVSAPISPVLYNAAIALAMLIPMIPDLIVMIILCYLLGARFSIVGIVLHILVILLTWAVGSLLGFYIGTMVSNAMYISAIANTAGLLLETLPPVYYPLNYVSFAWKDVLLLIPTVSAAHLMRWSMESIKIPRVEAIYAFIVLFVYILVFIILVQRKAEWMER, translated from the coding sequence AAAGTAAAATAAGACAGTTGTATGGGATAACTGCATTTTATGCGACACCTATTGTTAAAAGGAACTGGATCTGGATGCTTACATCTCTTATTATGCCTTTTTCGTTTTTTGTGATGTTTTACTTTATTGGTGGAAAAGATTTAAGTATGCAAGCACCAATTGGAGCACTTGCTGTTTTATCTTTTAATGCAGGCCTTGTGAATCTCCCACAATATATGCTTATGAGCAAATTTCGTAAGCTTCACTATTATTTTGTTTCTGCACCTATTTCTCCTGTATTATACAATGCTGCTATTGCTCTTGCTATGCTTATCCCTATGATACCTGACTTGATTGTTATGATAATTTTGTGTTACCTCTTAGGAGCTCGTTTCTCAATCGTAGGTATTGTATTACATATTTTGGTCATTTTACTCACATGGGCAGTAGGAAGTTTGCTTGGATTTTATATAGGAACAATGGTTAGCAATGCTATGTATATAAGTGCAATTGCGAATACAGCAGGTCTTTTATTAGAAACTCTTCCCCCAGTCTATTATCCTTTAAATTATGTCTCTTTTGCATGGAAAGATGTCCTTTTGCTCATTCCTACTGTGAGCGCCGCGCACTTAATGAGATGGTCTATGGAAAGTATAAAAATACCAAGAGTGGAAGCAATATACGCTTTTATTGTCTTGTTCGTTTACATCTTGGTTTTCATTATTTTGGTACAAAGAAAGGCTGAATGGATGGAGCGTTAA